DNA sequence from the Phyllopteryx taeniolatus isolate TA_2022b chromosome 14, UOR_Ptae_1.2, whole genome shotgun sequence genome:
GAAAGTGGGCGGGTGTTTTGGAGTGTTCGcatgcaaaacaaaaccaaatccGTGAGTAATGTCTTTATTAACACCATATGGCCCGTGAGCATTTAATTTACCCGAAGCCGTCGCTTTACTCTTCGTACGGTAGGGtgtattatttaattgaaaCTAAATGATGAAGCGTCATAAAGGGGGGAATTACACCACGCTGGCACGCTTCCCTGACAACATGCTTGACGACACGCTAATactcaagctaaaaaaaaaatagccgtCGTCCAACTGAGTGCGTTCCTCAcagtgttaataataataataataataataatagcttggATTTATATATCTTTCAATGGACTCAAGAATGCTTCGCAATAACCCATTGTGTTATTGAAAATGTTAGGAGCCTCTCCATTATTCTTGCACCCATGACAGGTGCTATGTGCCCCGAGGATGAACGGCAGAGTCAGCCTCCTAGCTGCAGCTCCTCAGCCAGGCTGGGTGTGACTCTGACTTGTGGAGACCCCGACGGCTCTCATGAAGTCTCAAAGACCATCTGGACCAGCACCGGTCTTAAGAGAACCCCACAGGTTGAAATCCACTGGTGAGGAACGTGCATATGTACTCAGAAGACATATGACAAGGGGCACAAAAATGACCCACTTTTCTTACTGTTCTATCTCCACGTAGTCCATGTAGTCCAGCACATACCGGAGACAACGATAAAGGGTTTGGGTCGTTCGTGAAGAGACTAATGGACGCCGAAGCCGCCATCGTCTCTGCAGCCGCGCAGCTCGTGTCCTTCAAAGACATCCTGAAGGTACGTCTCGACCGGTGTCGTGAGCAGAATATTGCAAATTCTTCACGTTTCCTCTTCTGGTTTTTCAAAGGATACAAAATCTAACGCAGTCAACAGGCAGCGCGTGGCCAAGCAGAGAGGACTCTTGCTACAGAAGATTGAGGACTTTCGTCAACTCAACCAGGTTGTGCGACAAAGACTGAACCAGCTTCTGGACGAGGAGGTCGGTTGTCATGCATTCACTCATACATTATGGTGTCAACCTTTAATGGAAAGTAtaaggttttttgttttcctttctttcttttgctcAGACTGATCGGATTGATGCAAGCACCAAGATTGACGCTTTGCTGAATAAGATTCTTCAGATTGAGCGTGAAAATCAGGTCTGTTAGTTAAATAatgcacacaaatacatacagtacatgctacTAAACTGACAAAAGGTCATGACAGTATAGGAACTAATGTATGAAAACACGACTCTTAGTATCTAACTTGATCCATCTTATCCTCATCAGGGTCtcgggtgagctgcagcctatcagAGCTACATTTGACCGATAAACCTTaacccaatcacagggcacatatagatagaCAAGACAACTGTTCATACTCcttttcacacctacgggcaatttggactcttcaatgaacctaacatgcaagaTTTTGTAGTGTGGGTGGTGGGAGGATGCAGGAGTAACCACTATTCCATCGTGCTGAACTCATAAACCTTAATCTCGATGATTCctcttttgaagaattgtaaGATTGCAACTTTGGGGAAGTTCCCTTTTCTGATTGCAGTGCACCAAGCAAAGTCCGCAAGATAGCCTCAGATGTTTGGCGTGGACAAACATTCAACGTGTTCTGTCGGATGAAATGACACACtcaaagtcttcccagaagactGAAAACACCTACATTTCCTTTCGGAGTAGTGGTCTCTTTTCCCATTACTTTTGTCCGTATTGTGTATAACATCTGCTGTGGTTTTCTCTCATTCATCTTCTCCAGCTTCTAAAAGGCGATCTTGGTGTAACGGAAAAAAGAGCAGAGGAGCTGATGTATCTTCAGCAAAAGGAGCAGGCGAGTACACACTACATATTAATAATTCAATGAGCTGTCATAGCTACACATTGTATTCCCAGAAGAAGTATGTGTGTGCGAAACATTACACCCCCATCTTGCCTGGCATTGCAGAAAACCCTCACAAACAGATGTTATCCCCCTCCTTTCTGTTACGGTTCTGATACTACCTGTGAAAATTGCTGGATTGACTTTGTTTATTCCATGTAGGTGCTGTTCatgcagaacaacaacaacactgaaaaAAGAGGGGTGTTGACTTTTGCAGGCAGTATAAAAGGGCTGCAATTGTATATTATAGCCTCACAAAGAGATCGGGGTGAAAGGGGTAACTGTGACCCTGTTATTTCCTCCCGTCGAATTTCTCCTCCTTCCTGATGACCGCAGGAGAACATCAAGAGCGCTCTTAACATAGCCAAGTCTGCAGAGGGCACTCGCGCCCGTATACAGGGGCAGCTACGCAACAAGGAGGCAGAAAACAATCGACTGACTGTGCAAGTGCGGGTAAGATACCCGGAATTTGTTCCCCCAAGATAAGCGGCCGCTAAAGTCGTCATTTTGTGCCACATTCCAGACCCTCGAGCGTTCCCTGACTCAACACAAGGCGGAGCTAGACGACCTGAAAGCGTCCCTGGCGGCTCTGACGGAGCAGACCTCCCAGGAGAAGGAGGCCCTCAAGAAGGCCTCGCGGGTGCACAAGCAGAAAGCCGAGCGATTCGAGGCCGCCCTCGACAAATGTTTCAGTCAGCTGAGGGATAAGGTGCGACCGGAGTCCAGACAGGTGACTCACTTGGCTCTCTTTTCGCAAAGACTCTGCAGTACTTTTTGTCTCTGCTCAGGACACCCAACTGTCAAGTCTCCAAGAAAAGAAAGACACATGGAAGCAGGAGAAGGAGCAGCTGACCGAGGAGAACCACAAACTTACCGCTCATGTGGAGTTCCTGCAGAAGTAGGTTGTTTACAAACTTACACACTTTGCACAATAACGTTAAGGGGACATATTCTGTAAaattgctttttaaatattttgtatacaaatatttgagtTTGTGCAGTGCCTTCCCACGTCCGACCCATGAAGTGTAAAATGAAACAATCGGGTAAATCTTTAGTGAGCTGTAATTTAACAAGAAAAGAGTCTGTGATCGAGCCGTTCCGAAATGTGCAGAATTGTGTCACAACTTCGCAACTATTTGCGTTGGCAATATGTCTGCACAGACTCTAATTGTAAGTGTAATTCGGCGGTTTGGTGATGAAATCCTGCCTcgacaaaatatactgtaatctAAGCTTTTGCTGTCTTAATGTggctgagctttttttttttttttcttcttaaaactGGTGGTTTGCATGAGACAAGATCGCGCCCAGACCCATTTTGATGATGGCATGTaaattgcgtgtgtgtgagggagaaacataatatgtctccttttaaTTTCTGTATTTGAAGGCAAGTAATCGGCATCCCAGTGAAGCTGCAGAAGGACATGGAGAGAGAGACGACGATGGTGAGGCAGTGGGAGGAGAGGGAAAGGATGAAGGAAAAGGAGGACAGGGCGAGGGAGAGGGAACGGATGGATTGGGAGGCGAGGCAGAAGGAACGGGAGGAGAAGGTGAAGGAAAGGGAGAAGGAATGGAAGGAGAGGatgaaagaaaggaaggagCAGGAGGAGAGGGAGAAAGAACGGGTGAACGGAAGGGAGGAGAGGGAGAAGGAGAGGAGGTATTGGGAGAAGGAATTTGAGGAGAGGGGGAAGAAACGGGTGAAGGAGCGGGAGGCCAGGGAGAGCGAAAGCGGGGGACTGGAGAAAGCGAGCGAGGGCAGCTGGGAAAGGGAGGAGCGGCAAGAAGGGAGCGTGGAGGAGGTGGACGAGACCTCAGCTGGACATGACGTGTCCGGTGTGACGCAGCAACTCCAAAGACTCCGAGTGGAAAAGGAGCACTACAGCGCCAGTCACACCGCACTCAAGGTACACCTCAGCTGGACACTTCATCGGTTACAACTTCACAATCGAATGTGAGGTTGGGCAAACTTTCATTTGCTTTTTGAGTTGAAATGGACAGATACTCCAGGTCATTCATAGAtgatacaaacattttttttttttaaatgggtgcGTAAAATAGGATGTCGGCCGGGCTGTGGCCTTCccgtgtggactttgcatgttctccccatgcttgagtgggttttcttcggCTTATTCCGGCTTGATGCATGGTCATGACTAAATGCACTAAATAAATTCACCAATTATTTTCGATAAAtggttaaatacatttgaattaatcaaaataagggtggggggaggggggggaccCCAAATTAATGCAACAGATATTACAGGAATATTGAGCATGTAAATGCTGTGTGGGCTGGACTAAAGAACTCAGTATGTGGCCCGCAGGGCATACTTGTATATGTTCTTATCCAATCATAAAGGTGTATCATAATCAACAGATATCTTGCTCTGATCTCTTATTACGTATTATTAGACATATTATTATATACTGCTGCGACAATGTTGTGTCCGTCTTACTTTACCGTGACGGCCGGGAATCAGCCGGAGCTTCGCACAATCAAAGAATTTCAACTGGCAGAGGCGCCAGCTCACGCACTACACCGTGTgtatgtttggtggtgtgcacCCACCAAGCGTAACGTAGGTTACGTAACAGTGGGGCGGAAGTGCAGAACGGCtcggctcgctcacagacacgtTTTCAATAATAAGCAGATGATTTTCCATACTTTGTACCCTTTAAATGTGTCACACAATctacgttgtgtgtgtgtgtgtgtgtgtgttacagctGTCCTTTGCCCAGTTGGAGAAGCAGCTTGCTGAATGTGAGGCGGCCCTGGTCCAAGAGAAGAGCGTGTCTAGTGGAAAGGACCGCAAAGTCGAGCAACTGGAAAACCAGGTCAGCTTTGTggttgagtggttagcacgtctccGTAACGTCACAGTCAGGAaatctgggtttgaatccctCGCCGTGCTTCTGTTTCCCctcacaatccaaaaacatatgttgggtttattgaagactaaattgtccaaaggtttGAATATGAACCTAGATGGTTTGTCTATACAGTGTTTGCTCTTTGATTGGTTAGCGTCAAGTCCAGGGTTTAACCCACTCAACTGGAATAGGCTCTCCACTTACCCACAATCCTGGAGGAGAAGCGCTATATCAGACGCATGGAAGGATAATATGAACTCTTTGTGGTCCTTTCAGGTTGCAGCGCTTGAAGCAGAATTGAACAATGTCAGGCTCCAGCACAAAAATGTATCACAGGAGCTTGAGAAAATGCAAGATGGAGAAGATTCAAAAGCTGATGAGGTAATTCTTGCTTTctgatgtgccctgtgattggctggcgaccattcaAGGGTTTACCCTGCCTTTAGATGAATGGAGAGAGATttaccatatttcctcaaatagtcgTCCTTCAAATAGACGCCGTGGCCCTATTAGTCACCAGGTGTGTCATCCACTTAAGAGAAATGCACACCTCCCTCAAATAAACGCTTgcttttttcatatttacatgCGGACATTGAGTTTACTGCTGAGCCCAGTTGAActgtgttgctaaccaaaacagcagaaaaTAAAACAGTCTCTCAGATGAATGAAAGCGTCAAGTCTTGCGCATGTAAGAATTTTAGTTTTGAACTTCACTATCAATTGTAATACGGGCAGCATAGTTTAATATCATTCCCAATCTGCAGTAAATCGATGCAAAAGTTTGTTCTGCTTTGGAGATGTTTGTACAGGGAGCTTCAGATAAATGTTCTTCCTCATTCTGACACGCCGCATAGCTCGAGTTAGCTTAGCGGTGTGCAGAGCGCCACCCGTCAGTCAGGTTTGATCACACTTTAGTCTAACCTTCTGTCAGGTGAGGAAGGAGCTGCAGGGTCGCGTTGAAGAGCTGCAGCATTTGCCCAAAACGCTGAGAGAGACCGAGCTGAAGCTGCTCGCGTGCCAGGAGAATCTGCGAACCTCCGAGTGGAAGTGCTCAGAGCAGTCAGAGGCCATTAAGAAGCTGCAGTATGAGGTGTGCCAGCAGGAAGGGTTAGCCAGCAGGGCACCGCGTTTTGGGTGATCGAAATGGACACCCTGGAAACGTCACCATGAGG
Encoded proteins:
- the LOC133488958 gene encoding outer dense fiber protein 2-like isoform X1, with product MAREHLIYPKPSLYSSYGAMCPEDERQSQPPSCSSSARLGVTLTCGDPDGSHEVSKTIWTSTGLKRTPQVEIHCPCSPAHTGDNDKGFGSFVKRLMDAEAAIVSAAAQLVSFKDILKDTKSNAVNRQRVAKQRGLLLQKIEDFRQLNQVVRQRLNQLLDEETDRIDASTKIDALLNKILQIERENQLLKGDLGVTEKRAEELMYLQQKEQENIKSALNIAKSAEGTRARIQGQLRNKEAENNRLTVQVRTLERSLTQHKAELDDLKASLAALTEQTSQEKEALKKASRVHKQKAERFEAALDKCFSQLRDKDTQLSSLQEKKDTWKQEKEQLTEENHKLTAHVEFLQKQVIGIPVKLQKDMERETTMVRQWEERERMKEKEDRARERERMDWEARQKEREEKVKEREKEWKERMKERKEQEEREKERVNGREEREKERRYWEKEFEERGKKRVKEREARESESGGLEKASEGSWEREERQEGSVEEVDETSAGHDVSGVTQQLQRLRVEKEHYSASHTALKLSFAQLEKQLAECEAALVQEKSVSSGKDRKVEQLENQVAALEAELNNVRLQHKNVSQELEKMQDGEDSKADEVRKELQGRVEELQHLPKTLRETELKLLACQENLRTSEWKCSEQSEAIKKLQYELQTQVKLVRSAVELRESAEESSSKLQEQVDTLQKMLEQLRREKLELERKLEVQEQTLRQSSQQLEQRSTRCAALERQLEQNACESETLNKQLAQCSAALLDFKEQVKNVKEQVLSKEEALQTTVNELRLLRQSKLTAEKQFEARVIELQLSLDKCESHKKSIQNYVDFLKNSYLMIFEDQISTFWSSTFMK
- the LOC133488958 gene encoding outer dense fiber protein 2-like isoform X2; this encodes MCPEDERQSQPPSCSSSARLGVTLTCGDPDGSHEVSKTIWTSTGLKRTPQVEIHCPCSPAHTGDNDKGFGSFVKRLMDAEAAIVSAAAQLVSFKDILKDTKSNAVNRQRVAKQRGLLLQKIEDFRQLNQVVRQRLNQLLDEETDRIDASTKIDALLNKILQIERENQLLKGDLGVTEKRAEELMYLQQKEQENIKSALNIAKSAEGTRARIQGQLRNKEAENNRLTVQVRTLERSLTQHKAELDDLKASLAALTEQTSQEKEALKKASRVHKQKAERFEAALDKCFSQLRDKDTQLSSLQEKKDTWKQEKEQLTEENHKLTAHVEFLQKQVIGIPVKLQKDMERETTMVRQWEERERMKEKEDRARERERMDWEARQKEREEKVKEREKEWKERMKERKEQEEREKERVNGREEREKERRYWEKEFEERGKKRVKEREARESESGGLEKASEGSWEREERQEGSVEEVDETSAGHDVSGVTQQLQRLRVEKEHYSASHTALKLSFAQLEKQLAECEAALVQEKSVSSGKDRKVEQLENQVAALEAELNNVRLQHKNVSQELEKMQDGEDSKADEVRKELQGRVEELQHLPKTLRETELKLLACQENLRTSEWKCSEQSEAIKKLQYELQTQVKLVRSAVELRESAEESSSKLQEQVDTLQKMLEQLRREKLELERKLEVQEQTLRQSSQQLEQRSTRCAALERQLEQNACESETLNKQLAQCSAALLDFKEQVKNVKEQVLSKEEALQTTVNELRLLRQSKLTAEKQFEARVIELQLSLDKCESHKKSIQNYVDFLKNSYLMIFEDQISTFWSSTFMK
- the LOC133488958 gene encoding outer dense fiber protein 2-like isoform X3; this encodes MAREHLIYPKPSLYSSYGAMCPEDERQSQPPSCSSSARLGVTLTCGDPDGSHEVSKTIWTSTGLKRTPQVEIHCPCSPAHTGDNDKGFGSFVKRLMDAEAAIVSAAAQLVSFKDILKDTKSNAVNRQRVAKQRGLLLQKIEDFRQLNQVVRQRLNQLLDEETDRIDASTKIDALLNKILQIERENQLLKGDLGVTEKRAEELMYLQQKEQENIKSALNIAKSAEGTRARIQGQLRNKEAENNRLTVQVRTLERSLTQHKAELDDLKASLAALTEQTSQEKEALKKASRVHKQKAERFEAALDKCFSQLRDKDTQLSSLQEKKDTWKQEKEQLTEENHKLTAHVEFLQKQVIGIPVKLQKDMERETTMVRQWEERERMKEKEDRARERERMDWEARQKEREEKVKEREKEWKERMKERKEQEEREKERVNGREEREKERRYWEKEFEERGKKRVKEREARESESGGLEKASEGSWEREERQEGSVEEVDETSAGHDVSGVTQQLQRLRVEKEHYSASHTALKLSFAQLEKQLAECEAALVQEKSVSSGKDRKVEQLENQVAALEAELNNVRLQHKNVSQELEKMQDGEDSKADELQTQVKLVRSAVELRESAEESSSKLQEQVDTLQKMLEQLRREKLELERKLEVQEQTLRQSSQQLEQRSTRCAALERQLEQNACESETLNKQLAQCSAALLDFKEQVKNVKEQVLSKEEALQTTVNELRLLRQSKLTAEKQFEARVIELQLSLDKCESHKKSIQNYVDFLKNSYLMIFEDQISTFWSSTFMK
- the LOC133488958 gene encoding outer dense fiber protein 2-like isoform X4, which codes for MAREHLIYPKPSLYSSYGAMCPEDERQSQPPSCSSSARLGVTLTCGDPDGSHEVSKTIWTSTGLKRTPQVEIHCPCSPAHTGDNDKGFGSFVKRLMDAEAAIVSAAAQLVSFKDILKDTKSNAVNRQRVAKQRGLLLQKIEDFRQLNQVVRQRLNQLLDEETDRIDASTKIDALLNKILQIERENQLLKGDLGVTEKRAEELMYLQQKEQENIKSALNIAKSAEGTRARIQGQLRNKEAENNRLTVQVRTLERSLTQHKAELDDLKASLAALTEQTSQEKEALKKASRVHKQKAERFEAALDKCFSQLRDKDTQLSSLQEKKDTWKQEKEQLTEENHKLTAHVEFLQKQVIGIPVKLQKDMERETTMVRQWEERERMKEKEDRARERERMDWEARQKEREEKVKEREKEWKERMKERKEQEEREKERVNGREEREKERRYWEKEFEERGKKRVKEREARESESGGLEKASEGSWEREERQEGSVEEVDETSAGHDVSGVTQQLQRLRVEKEHYSASHTALKLSFAQLEKQLAECEAALVQEKSVSSGKDRKVEQLENQVAALEAELNNVRLQHKNVSQELEKMQDGEDSKADEVKNVKEQVLSKEEALQTTVNELRLLRQSKLTAEKQFEARVIELQLSLDKCESHKKSIQNYVDFLKNSYLMIFEDQISTFWSSTFMK